The following proteins come from a genomic window of Andrena cerasifolii isolate SP2316 chromosome 6, iyAndCera1_principal, whole genome shotgun sequence:
- the LOC143369835 gene encoding uncharacterized protein LOC143369835: MDTSQTPLSPPASPQLKHIEPLQSSFSVAALLGDKLLQKAKDTEINTKKDVDGNARPNLPPTPQPSDSEEDEPLRKRQRVEHCELAKLLLDGTPPPSPEPARASVIMRANRDGTYSPANLTPKTIAISLQPVPREPQQSASPQSEPTTRRRTAEPENVLKSLKFKMSLRKEEIIVNNKNTDRETTQPKLHPLAPKPAPIMVTGLLGSPLVLPRAPLLLVTAPAPAATSTVSAPESAARRRVYECEHPGCGKNYFKSSHLKAHTRTHTGERPFSCPYEDCSRRFSRSDELSRHKRTHTGEKKFACTVCQRRFMRSDHLAKHVKRHARDRSSTIGPTGLQASITQMASTPLRLSLLPVIAPRITSAQQIIPPQLAA; encoded by the exons ATGGATACGAGTCAGACACCTCTGTCACCGCCAGCCTCGCCCCAACTCAAACAC ATCGAGCCGCTCCAGTCGTCGTTCAGTGTCGCAGCGCTTCTGGGGGACAAGCTTTTGCAGAAAGCGAAGGATACTGAGATAAACACGAAAAAAGACGTCGATGGAAATGCACGGCCTAATTTACCCCCTACGCCGCAGCCCTCCGATTCGGAGGAGGACGAGCCCCTTCGAAAACGGCAACGCGTGGAGCACTGTGAATTGGCGAAG CTACTGTTGGATGGTACGCCACCACCGAGTCCAGAACCCGCGCGGGCATCGGTCATCATGCGTGCCAACCGGGACGGTACCTACAGCCCTGCCAACTTGACGCCAAAAACTATCGCGATTTCTTTGCAACCGGTTCCGCGTGAACCACAGCAGTCCGCCAGCCCGCAGTCGGAGCCGACCACGCGTCGGCGCACCGCGGAGCCGGAGAATGTCCTCAAGAgtctgaaattcaaaatgagCCTACGAAAGGAGGAGATCATCGTGAACAACAAGAATACGGATCGTGAGACTACTCAACCGAAATTGCACCCTTTAGCACCTAAGCCAGCGCCCATTATGGTAACTGGACTCCTGGGATCTCCCTTGGTTCTACCCCGAGCGCCTCTGTTATTGGTAACTGCGCCTGCCCCCGCTGCGACGTCCACCGTGTCCGCGCCGGAGTCCGCTGCGCGGCGTCGAGTCTACGAATGCGAGCATCCAGGCTGTGGCAAGAATTATTTCAAATCGTCGCATTTAAAGGCGCATACGCGCACTCACACGGGAGAGCGGCCATTCTCGTGCCCGTACGAAGACTGCAGCAGACGATTCTCAAGGAGCGACGAACTCTCGCGGCACAAGCGCACGCACACCGGCGAGAAGAAGTTCGCCTGCACCGTTTGCCAAAGAAGATTCATGAGGAGCGATCACTTGGCGAAGCACGTGAAGCGACACGCCAGGGACAGGTCCTCGACCATCGGCCCCACCGGTCTGCAAGCTTCCATTACACAGATGGCGTCCACGCCTTTAAGATTGAGCCTGCTCCCAGTCATAGCGCCGCGGATAACGTCCGCGCAGCAAATCATCCCGCCGCAATTGGCAGCTTAA